One genomic window of Garra rufa chromosome 2, GarRuf1.0, whole genome shotgun sequence includes the following:
- the LOC141326568 gene encoding homeobox protein vent1-like, whose translation MVKTFSVDWLAQSFHDSAPQEVSEPEKKIHRPHVPCLVQPRAPTSYDKVYLQPKPKVNKVEQKPEISKEVTTPVTPRSCSSPSFSENSGYSSGYESEAAASECASIEDGNVVEKDAGTRRIRTKFTSEQIDKLEKIFNKHKYLDAGERVKTALKLNLSETQVRTWFQNRRMKLKREVQEMRADYLLPQMVLPHVLPVQYHCYDRQRLPFPPHGAMMQQMIPQQPLVPPPPPPPHHHHQLMISRQHYY comes from the exons ATGGTGAAGACGTTTTCAGTGGACTGGCTCGCCCAGAGCTTTCACGATTCAGCGCCTCAAGAAGTTTCGGAGCCGGAGAAAAAGATCCATAGGCCGCACGTACCCTGTTTGGTTCAACCGAGAGCTCCAACATCGTACGACAAGGTTTATTTGCAGCCAAAACCAAAGGTTAACAAAGTTGAACAGAAGCCAGAGATTAGCAAAGAGGTCACAACTCCGGTTACGCCAAGGAGCTGCTCATCCCCAAGCT TTTCAGAAAACAGCGGATATTCCTCTGGATATGAGAGCGAAGCGGCCGCGTCCGAATGCGCGTCCATCGAAGATGGAAACGTTGTGGAAAAAGACGCGGGGACGCGCAGAATCCGAACCAAATTCACGTCGGAACAAATCGACAAACTTGAGAAAATCTTCAACAAGCACAAATACTTGGATGCGGGAGAAAGAGTGAAAACAGCTTTGAAACTCAATCTGTCAGAAACTCAG gTTCGAACTTGGTTCCAGAACCGCAGAATGAAGCTGAAGCGCGAAGTTCAAGAGATGCGCGCTGACTATCTTCTACCTCAGATGGTTCTCCCCCACGTGCTTCCGGTTCAGTACCACTGCTATGACAGACAGCGACTTCCGTTTCCGCCTCATGGCGCAATGATGCAGCAGATGATCCCACAGCAGCCGCtggttcctcctcctcctcctcctcctcatcatcatcatcagcttATGATATCCAGGCAGCATTACTACTGA